TTCTTATATTCTTCGGTCGGGGTGGCGGCGTCAGGTCTGGCAGTATGGGGTTCAGCTCATCGCCTTCCCCTCCGGATATCTCGGAACCCGAATTTTTATCAAGACCCAGCGCTTTGTTAATGGTTGTGACACCACTTCCCACTTCTTTCAGCTGCCGCCAGACACTATCGAAAAACCGTCGTGTAGCGAAGTCATCCTTCAGGCTCTTAGGTGGCGGCGGTAAATCAAAGGCCATGGATTAAACCTCGCTCATGCTGGTTGCCAGAATCACTGCGTAGACTTTGCCGGTACCTTCCAGTTCCACCTGCCACTGGCTGCCACGCCCGGCAGGCAGACGAAACGCCCGACGGTTAACAGGTGCGTCAAACACCTTGACCCCATCCCGCCATAAGCGCATTCGCAGGGAGCCGTCGTGTTTTACCCGGCAGGTGTTCAGCTTTATGGGGTCGGTCATGGACACACGACTGCGCCAGCGTAGAGGGAGCTCGTCACCCATAGCCCAGAGCTTTACCCGGTCACCCGATACGGCAAACACTGTATCCGCCAGTCCGTCAGAGGCCATGCCATCAATAGCAAGGTCATAGAACAGAATGCCCTGGTCACGCTTTTTCGGATCAAACAGGAATACGCCCCGACTGCCATCCTTTCGAGTAAAGGCACCCAGATAAGCCCCTTCATACAAAGCGCCGATCACCGAAGCGGGGTTCAGCGCCTGCCAGCTATCCCGATCCATCAGGTCACTGGTGGCCACGTCGGCTCCTGCACCTGTGACAACGGTCAACCCATCCGGCGAAGCGTAAGCCACACCGAAAGAGCCGGACACAATCGACCGGCGTGACACACAGCCCTGACCAATAGTGAGTTCATCGGGGTTCATCAGGCTCGGATTTTCTCCGGTAATAATCACCGGGTTCTCACTGGTCAGCGCCACAATGACATTCTCAAAATGCCCGACACCGATCACCTTATGCTTGATGGGTGTACGATTGAACGCACCCCAGGCATGAACCTGATAAGGAAAGCTGTAAAAGACCGCTTCCCCGTCAGTGCCAAAGCACAGGCCATTAGGCAAGGCACCCATGGTGAACAGCCCGGCAGGCGGCATATCCGCATCCAGTACAAACTCCCTGATCACATCACCGGGAATGGCTGTGTCGTCTTTATTGTCGGTAAAGGTCTCGGTAGTCACCGGCAACTCAGCCACCAGTTGAAAGCTGCCGGAACCGGAATAGTTACTGCGCCGGTACAACCGCTTGCCAATAAAGTGATAAGCCCCCTGTGGTGGCTGGTTGATGCCCTTCACTGTGCAGGTCTGCCCGGTTTCCATTTCCACAGGAATAGAAGGGGCTGAGGGTTTGCCTTCCATCACATAGCTACCCATCTGACACAGAAAGGTCACCAGATAATCACGCCGGAACCGCCGCGCCCCGTCTGCCGGATCGCCGGACACTTCCACATAAGGCGAGCTGGAAGGCTGAGGCACACCCAGCCGGTAACTGGCGACAGGCTTACGACTGCTGCCCAGCGCCAGACTGTTATCAGTTATCTTTGGCTCACCATCCCCGGCGATCAGCACAATATCCGAATGGTTCTCAGGCAGTGGCGCTGGCACACAATCCACTACCTGACCCCATTCAAAGAGATGTCCCGATTTTATGTCTCCCGGCACTGCTCCGTAGCGGTACAGACTTTTCACCTCGGCAAGATTCAGAGCCCGGTAATCCTGCAAGCCTTTCGCTGATTGCAGGATGCCCCGGTCTACACGACAGTTCTCAGCCACCGTCGCCGCATTCACCGGCAGACGGACAGGGCTGATCGCCGGGAAGGTTCCAGAGAATCCCGTGATTTCGTAGCGCATAATGATTGATTCAGAAAAGAGGAAGGAAAGAGAGGGTTAAACCCCAAACTCAACAGAAATATTAATCACTTCATTCACCGTTTCCGCTGAGTTCAAACGGTCTTCCAGCGATTGCCGTTGACCAATCACTCGACCGGAATACGCCTGAAATGCTTCGGCCTTGGCGATAACCCGCTGTACAAGTTCAGCTTTCTCGATACCACGACCAGCAGCCAAACCGTCCAATAAGGTAGTAGTGGCGCTACTGTCAGCTTGATATGCCTTAGCCTCTAATACCTGCTCATCCCAGCTAATTACTTCGACCTGAGGATAACTGGCTATCAGCTTTTTCAGCTCCTTGTCACAGCCGTCGTTAATCTCTTGCAGCTTGGCGGCTTTCGCCCGTTCCAGTGTTGGTTTTTCCGGCTGCCAGACTTCCGGCGTGTTGCCTTCGTCGCACCATTTTTTATACCCGACATAATCACGGTTGCCGTCGTCTTTCGGAATGAAAGCATTATCTTCAAGCCGGATGATGCTGTCGTCTTTGAGTTGATACATGATACCTGTCCTTGGTTAAAGGTCTGCTGATAAATTAATGTACCCACCCGCAGCTTCTTTAAACTCAATTAAATGGCTACTTGCATCGTTTGTTGATGGGGTTAATATGCACCTAACTGAAAGTTGTGTTGTGCTAAAGGTAAGGCTCCTTATTGGTTCGTATCTGATATGTGGCTTATGGATACCATGCGACAAACTGTACGTAACTGTAGGAGATACTCGCATAAGTACAGGTAGCTCAACGTAACCGTAGTAAGTGTTATTAGCGTCAGTGACCCTATCCATCGCCAAAGAACAAATACCACTTGAACTAATAAGTGCCTGGAAATACCGCTGACACCTCGCCAGTTGATCCCTGGGGTGGACATACTCAAAATCCGTAGCCGCATCCCCACGCTCGAACTGAATAGCATCAGCCGACGCGGGAACAACCACAGAAATATTGGCGTCAGCGTCGGAGATCGTGACTGTCCCGCCATTCTCCACCGCCGCACCATTCACATAGCCGGAACCACTGCCCTGCCAGCTCAGTGTGTAGTCGCCGGTAGCGTGATAGCCGCCCTCGATGATCTGCTCGATGCCATTGGCGTGCTTCTTCCAGCGGTCATAACCATATTCACCATTGGCTAATGCTGACCAGTTGCCATCAAAACCGCGCTGATTGATTTTCTTCCGCCCGTTATCCAACAGGTTTTTACGTCCACCCGAACCAGCCAGTGAATTAGGCAAATACCCCTCATGGAAAACCCGATTACCCCCCTGAGCGTAAAACTCACCCGTCGTGGTAATCCCACCGTTCAAGTCCAAATCAACGGACAGTGCTTCAGTGTATCCAGACGGCAGACCTTTCTCGGTGAAATTCAGCAACTTCCATTTATCATGGGGAACTTCGTCTTCATACAGGTACAGGTGGACAGTAGCGGTTTTTTCCAGCAACAGTTGCAACTTGTGCGAGCCGTAAACTTCATCGCTACTATCCTTGATGATCCGCAACCGGCGCAGCAGGCCAGTAAACGACAAATAGCCGCCGACGGACAGGATATTGATACAGGGTACGTTGCCATACGACACCGCTGCATAAAACTCAACGTGTCCATGGTTGCCGCCTTCGCCTTCCGCCAGCTTGAACCGAGCTGAAGCACGACCGCCGCCGTCGACAATGGCAAGTGTTACCCACTCAGCAGAACCGCCGACTGTCACCCTTGCGGTTGAATAATCACGACGGGCGAACTGGGTAGAATCCAATCCATCCAGTTTGTTACTGTCTGCGGCCTTGGCAGTCTTACCAAGATAAGCAGAGTCATGGTTATGGCTGGAAGGTGGGAAAGAAGCAGGCTTGTTGCCAACATCACCCCACTGAGGTTTGTTGCCTGGGCTGTAAACCCGACCAGCGTCGTCAAGAATAGGGCCATTGGTTGAGAATGAGCCATCAGTGTTGAAATTGAACTCTCTACGGGCAGCCCAGCCGCCTTGCAGTGCAGTATAAACCTTGACCTGATTATCTGAGCCAAGGTGCAGGACTTCGGAAGTCTTTGATACATTATTAGCTAACTGAACCTGCGCTTCACCCGCGCCGACAATTGTAGCGTTGTCACAACCGAAGGACATTGCGCCAGTAGAATCCAGCGCCTTAACAACATCCTTGCCTTTGTACGACAACAACACGTCATTGGTCGTGTTGAAGTTCAGCGTACCAACATCACCACCTGACTTGTCCAGCTTATTGTCTTGCAGGTTTTTACCTGCTTTGGCGGAGAGGGAAACCTCTTCATCCGAACTCGTCAGGCTGCTGGTGATTGCTCTGTCGGTGTTATCAATCTTGAACCATTCGTCGGAAACGGGGTCCCAGCAAATATTATCGCCGGTGTTATACGCAACACCGTTGATAGTTCCGCCTTTAATGATCCGGTAATAATCTGGGGTATCAGCCGCTGGCGTAGCAGGAGGATTGCCGCTGGACGCATCAAACTTACCCTTAAACTTCAAACCGGAAGTGACGGCCTGGGCGTGAGTCTCGGCAACTTTTGCATAATGTTTAGCAGAGTACTCGCCGGACTCAACTACCTGCCCCTGATCTTTACTCGCCCACTCTTGAGCCTTGTCCGCTGATTTACCAGCCTCGGTTGCTTTACTGCTTGCCGTGGTCGCAGAACTATGGGCAGATGTTGCATAACTGCCCGCCGTATTCTTATGACTATTGGCAGAGTCCCTGTAACTCTTGGCATTGTTCTGGTAAGTATTGGCAGCGTTCTTGTAGTCGTTGGCTTTTTCAGCGTGATGCTTGGCAGAGTACTTGCCAGACTCTACGGCAGAGTTTTCAGGATGCTCCGCCCACTTTTCCGCTTTGGCTTCCGCCGCTTCTGCGTTGCTCTCTGCGGTTTCCGCCCCGGCCCGAGCAGTAAGCGCCTTATTACTATGATAATTAGCGTTATCCCGATAGCCTGAGGCAGTAGTTTCTGCGTTCTTGGCTAGAGTTGCTGAGTTAGAGGCTTGTGTTGCTGAGTTAGCCGCTGCCGTTTTACTGGATGCTGCTGATGTTTTTGCAGATTGGGCTGAATTATTAGCCGCCACTGCCGCATCTTTGGCAAGGATAGTGTTATTCTTGGCAACTTCCGCAGAAGCCTGAGCAGATTCTGCCGCAGTACGGGCAACGTTAGCCTGCTGCTGATAAGTGTTCGCCTGATCACGATAGGTTGCCGTGTCCTGCTGCCATTGTGCTACATTACTGTGCCACGTCTGAACAGCCGCATGTTTACCAACCACATCACTGTGTTTGGTTTTAATGTCGCCGTGTCGGGTCGTAATATCCTGACGGGCGTTCTCCGCCAGTGCCAGCCCGTCAATTTTAACATCCAGTGGGCGATAGACTTTACCCACTTCCGCTACTATAGCCATTCCTTAGCTCCTACGAGTGGGTGGTTCCCATGAGTAACTTGAGTTTTGCCTGCACCACCGTCACCACAGTTTTACCGTCCGGTGACTTGATCTGGATGTCATAGTCATACGACATAGGCTCAAGGTCATTGGTATCTGCCGGATCAATAATCAGGGTGTACTCGCCATTGCTGGCTGACGACGGCAGGACAATGTTCTTCTGGATTGATGCCTCATCGTCCGGCATGTAGCGACTGACCTTCACCGTGAACGTTAATGTGTAGCCGTTGACGGGGACGGCATTGTCATTATTGGCAGGGTCTTTGAAAGTAATAGGGACTGCGAGTGTGTCCCCCCGGATCATTTCGATGGGGGCATTAGCTGGGCTGGACATGGTTAATTCCTTTTACGCTAACGGGTCGGCGGCTCGTTGCAGCCGGTGGCGGTTGCCCTTGTGCATGACTTCACCACGCAGGGCTGAAAGTTTCTGATAGAAAAGCTGCCGGTTCTTTTCGGCATTCAGGGGGTCGCTCCACTTCTGGCCGGGAATATCCAGCAACTGCCAGCGAGCGCCATAAGGGGCAACGTGGGAGATAGCGGTCAGGCATTCATCGGGAATCTCTGTTGCCGTCATGGAAGGACGGACAATCAACACCAGTTCGGTCAACACCACTTTGGAACCCGTGTAATCCACCGGAATTACCAGGTTATTACCCTTCAGGTGCCAGAGGTTCATCAGGTCCTTACTGTCTCGCTGCCTCAGGGACTCAACCGTTACCAGCTCACTGCCTGCCGGAACCTCAATCTCGTAGTCGGTGATTCCTCCAATCAGGGCTAATGTATTGTCTACCCGCCAGACCGGCACTTCATCGCAGATCAGGCGCACGCTTTCACGAATGGCATTCAGCACCACAGGGTCAGGGCATCCACTCGCCCAGGGCTGAACCGATGGGAAAAACTGTTTCAGCTCAGCCATTGGCATCACCTTTCACTGGTTGACTGAACACCAGATCAATATTCCAGCTCACGCCCAGATCGTTGGCAGCCAGCTTGATATAGTTCTGCGCCTGAATCAGGTTGCTCTCGGTTTCAATATCCTGCATATAGGCATGGAACAGCATGTAGTTCTCAATGCTGGGCAGATGTACAAGGGGTAAGTCCAGTTCGGCTGGATTACTGCTGTGGTCCACTTCATTCATGCTCACCAGTGCCGGAATACGAGACACCTGTAGCCTGACTTCATGGTTAGCTGGCGGCTTGGGGTAGACCCAGAACGAACGGGGCGTACGTTCATCGGTAAAATACAGCTCCACTTCCGAACCGCTATCGTTGTACCAGTTGGGGATCATCGCCGTCAGGTCTTCCCGGGTCGTAGGGTTTACGACTCTGCCTGTTGCGGTATTCTCCAGTACACCCAGCAGCCGATAGGCTTCAGCCGGAACCGTCTGCTCACTTTCAGCCTTGCAGTTGAACGACACAGTAACCGCATAGGTGTCAGGACGTTGCTGAACATGCCAGAGCCTCGCCCGGTTGTAGCCGTCCAGCAGCTTGTCGTCAGACCATAATGCTGTCCAGACATCCGTTGCCGGATTGAAGTTCGGCGGTTGGTTGTCCTGCAAGGTGCCGCGAACACTGTCGAGAATCGCCCGGACCCGCATCAGATCACCACATTAAAGGGGTAAGACTGACGCTGGCTGGCGTTACCGTCTTCGTCGTAATGGGTTTCGGTAGCGTCTTTCAGAATGGCGTACACACCATAAGGTACTTCCACTTCCACGCCACGCTTGATGACATAGTTCTTGCCATTAAAGCCCACTGGCACAGGCTGCTGATTGTTTTCATCTTCCTGAAGAATGATTGTTACTTTTTCAGGTCGCTCACTGCCCGATGAGGTCTTCGGCGTTTCCTGCTGTTCATCGGAGTCATCAGCATCACTGAAGTTACCCAGGTGCTCATCAATCTTTTTCAGCAAGGTGTCTTCGCCGATGTTATTGGGGTAAGTAATGCCCAGCTCATCAGCTTTCTGTTTTGTGGCTTCGCTTGCGCTCACGATCACTATCCTTTGGATAAATTAATGCCTGTAAATAAAAAAGGCTCCCCACCATCTGGTAAGGAGCCTTGCGTTTTACTGCTTGTTACTGAAAGGGATTACTGCCCCAGCGTTACCTCTACCCGCGCCATCCACAGCTCATTCAGGCGTACAGCGGTGAAGTAAGTCTTCCAGCCCACGGTTCCGCGCTGACCCAGAGGATCACCACCCCGGGGGGTGTTAGGGTTCAGCACCTTGGGCTCGATGGACTCTTCACCCTTCAGCGGCACGCAGCCATAGGCTTCCTTAGCCAGGTAGATGATGGGGTAAACATCCTTACCGCCCTTGCCTGAACTGGCAAAAGGTGTCAGCTCAGGAGTCAGGATGTAACGGCAGTCTTCCACCTTGCCGATCTCGTAAGGCATAGCCTTCATGGAACCGTACTTCTCCACCGGCACAAAGCCGTCCATGTCACGAATATCACTTTCGCAGTCGGTATGACCCAGGGCGATAAACGCAGGAGCCACCGGCTCGGTGGAGATTTTCACGGAAGCGCCCACCATAGAGGTGATATGCTTGCCCTTGTTGGCCTTCAGCCCTTTGGTGACTTTGCGCTGCAAGCCACGATCCAGACTGGCGTCAATGTCGGCACGGGTTGCCACGCTACCGGCACGGAACACGTTGGTTCCTGCTGCCAGAACACCCCAGATGATGGCCTCCAGAGTACTGCCTGCCTGCTCACCGTTGAGCTGGGAAGCATCCCGCAGAACCGGGTCTTCCGCTTCGTCCTGAACCACGTCAGTAATGGTGACAAAATCACCGTACTGCTTCAGGGTGGCAGGCACGTCTTCGTAGGCCATCTTGTGACCGGCAGGGGTAACGCCTTCCTGCAATGGCGTAGTCGCCAGGGGAAAAGGA
The Endozoicomonas gorgoniicola DNA segment above includes these coding regions:
- a CDS encoding N4-gp56 family major capsid protein, which gives rise to MTTTTYGDISQRTAAYAATEMLSHADSITVLSKYGLHKPVPKNKAQSVKFRRAIPFPLATTPLQEGVTPAGHKMAYEDVPATLKQYGDFVTITDVVQDEAEDPVLRDASQLNGEQAGSTLEAIIWGVLAAGTNVFRAGSVATRADIDASLDRGLQRKVTKGLKANKGKHITSMVGASVKISTEPVAPAFIALGHTDCESDIRDMDGFVPVEKYGSMKAMPYEIGKVEDCRYILTPELTPFASSGKGGKDVYPIIYLAKEAYGCVPLKGEESIEPKVLNPNTPRGGDPLGQRGTVGWKTYFTAVRLNELWMARVEVTLGQ
- a CDS encoding DUF6682 family protein, encoding MRVRAILDSVRGTLQDNQPPNFNPATDVWTALWSDDKLLDGYNRARLWHVQQRPDTYAVTVSFNCKAESEQTVPAEAYRLLGVLENTATGRVVNPTTREDLTAMIPNWYNDSGSEVELYFTDERTPRSFWVYPKPPANHEVRLQVSRIPALVSMNEVDHSSNPAELDLPLVHLPSIENYMLFHAYMQDIETESNLIQAQNYIKLAANDLGVSWNIDLVFSQPVKGDANG